The following are encoded in a window of Acuticoccus sediminis genomic DNA:
- a CDS encoding cold-shock protein, with amino-acid sequence MANGTVKWFNSQKGFGFIQPETGSRDIFLHVSAVERAGLSSVGEGQKVTFEVERGRDGRESAANLQLAD; translated from the coding sequence ATGGCCAACGGCACCGTGAAGTGGTTCAATTCTCAAAAGGGCTTCGGCTTCATCCAGCCGGAGACGGGTTCGCGCGATATCTTCCTGCATGTCTCCGCAGTGGAGCGGGCCGGCCTCAGCAGCGTCGGCGAGGGTCAGAAGGTGACCTTCGAGGTCGAACGTGGTCGTGATGGACGCGAGTCGGCCGCGAACCTTCAACTCGCTGACTGA
- a CDS encoding CopG family transcriptional regulator, whose amino-acid sequence METEKITINLGPVDLGRIDLLVQEGFYQNRTDFIRTAIRNQITGHAGEVERAIDRHMLDLGLRDVTAQELEAARAAGERLHIKVVGLMRIAADVTPELAAATIASITVLGSLQASREVKAAIADRIV is encoded by the coding sequence GTGGAGACCGAGAAGATCACCATCAATCTTGGCCCGGTCGACCTCGGCCGGATCGACCTCCTTGTCCAGGAAGGCTTCTACCAGAACCGCACCGATTTCATCCGCACCGCCATCCGCAACCAGATCACGGGGCACGCTGGTGAAGTCGAGCGGGCCATCGACCGCCACATGCTCGATCTCGGCCTTCGCGACGTTACGGCACAAGAGCTGGAGGCGGCGCGCGCGGCAGGGGAGCGGCTTCACATCAAGGTCGTCGGGCTGATGCGGATCGCAGCCGACGTTACGCCGGAACTCGCCGCCGCGACCATCGCTTCCATCACCGTGCTCGGGTCGCTCCAGGCAAGCCGGGAGGTGAAGGCGGCAATTGCCGACCGCATCGTCTGA
- a CDS encoding extracellular catalytic domain type 1 short-chain-length polyhydroxyalkanoate depolymerase, whose product MNEHFASAMRRATAAVRDGQPHQATSIIRSALNLGDGTDAVTPHKAARPMASDSVPARDPSAMPGLATLRTPSGVSRTSGRLSHPLGTVVKTLNARPVQNSAPIVPATPGAPTDARFISRTFKGRAGSRDYRLFVPQTKSGAPNGLVVMLHGCNQDPDDFAAGTEMNRLAAAHGLLVAYPGQTRRANMSGCWNWFDPDHQRRDDGEPAIIAGLTMALLDEFAIPSGRVFVAGLSAGGAMAAVVAATYPEPYAAAGIHSGLGYGAATDMMSAFSAMAGSGGPLRAAPLTAARTRLIIVHGTADKTVAPSNAATIFDAMADASPCLQRRVGRVDSSSSGRSEFVHQLFEGDIIVAEMRMVEGMGHAWAGGSEAGSYTDPTGPDSSAAMVRFFLAPDARA is encoded by the coding sequence ATGAACGAACACTTTGCCTCGGCCATGCGTCGGGCGACTGCCGCCGTGCGCGACGGACAGCCTCATCAGGCGACGTCCATTATCCGCTCCGCTCTTAATCTCGGCGACGGGACGGACGCTGTCACTCCCCATAAAGCTGCCAGGCCCATGGCATCTGACAGCGTCCCCGCGCGTGACCCCTCCGCCATGCCGGGGCTTGCAACGTTGCGCACCCCGAGCGGCGTGTCGCGGACGTCCGGCCGGCTGAGCCACCCGCTCGGCACGGTCGTCAAGACGCTCAATGCACGCCCGGTTCAGAACTCCGCCCCCATTGTCCCCGCTACGCCAGGGGCGCCGACCGATGCGAGGTTCATCTCGCGCACTTTCAAAGGTCGGGCGGGGAGCCGCGACTACCGCCTCTTTGTCCCGCAAACGAAGTCGGGCGCGCCGAACGGCCTCGTCGTTATGCTGCACGGCTGTAACCAGGATCCGGACGACTTCGCCGCGGGAACGGAAATGAACCGCCTCGCGGCGGCGCACGGGCTCCTCGTCGCATACCCGGGCCAAACTCGACGCGCCAACATGTCAGGGTGCTGGAACTGGTTCGACCCTGACCATCAGCGCCGCGACGATGGCGAGCCCGCCATCATTGCAGGTCTGACGATGGCGCTGCTGGACGAGTTCGCCATCCCCTCCGGCCGCGTCTTTGTTGCCGGACTGTCGGCCGGCGGTGCGATGGCGGCGGTGGTGGCGGCGACCTATCCGGAACCGTACGCTGCGGCCGGGATCCATTCCGGGCTCGGCTACGGCGCTGCCACCGATATGATGTCGGCATTCTCGGCAATGGCTGGTAGCGGCGGTCCACTGCGAGCTGCGCCGCTGACGGCCGCGCGGACGCGGCTCATCATCGTCCACGGCACCGCCGACAAGACCGTCGCCCCGAGCAACGCCGCCACCATCTTCGACGCGATGGCAGACGCTTCGCCTTGTCTCCAGCGACGCGTCGGACGCGTAGACAGTTCCTCAAGCGGGCGATCGGAGTTCGTTCACCAGCTCTTCGAGGGCGACATCATCGTCGCAGAGATGCGGATGGTCGAGGGGATGGGGCACGCCTGGGCAGGGGGATCAGAGGCCGGCTCCTACACCGACCCGACCGGGCCCGACAGCTCCGCCGCAATGGTCCGCTTCTTCCTTGCTCCGGACGCGCGAGCCTAG
- a CDS encoding AI-2E family transporter, translating into MPGAILFGVGAFAFNFIPYLGAVAGVLIATLVALVTMDGILVPILVGSTYLALTSAEGQLVTPYLVSQRLSLNTVIVFIAVALFAWLWSVVGMIVAMPLLVALNVICHTVPGMAGLGSFLSGSESEETNVSSSEHQDLKGPPCV; encoded by the coding sequence ATGCCGGGGGCGATCTTGTTCGGCGTCGGCGCGTTCGCTTTCAACTTCATTCCCTACCTCGGCGCCGTCGCCGGCGTGCTCATCGCCACGCTCGTCGCGCTGGTCACGATGGACGGCATCCTCGTTCCGATCCTCGTCGGCTCGACCTACCTCGCTTTGACGTCAGCCGAAGGCCAGCTCGTCACACCCTATCTCGTCTCGCAGCGGCTGAGCTTGAACACTGTCATCGTCTTCATCGCCGTCGCGCTCTTCGCGTGGCTCTGGTCTGTCGTTGGAATGATCGTCGCGATGCCGCTCCTCGTCGCGCTCAACGTCATCTGTCACACAGTCCCAGGCATGGCGGGACTTGGCTCGTTCTTATCCGGCAGCGAATCTGAGGAGACGAACGTCAGCTCATCCGAGCACCAAGATTTGAAAGGACCACCCTGTGTCTGA
- a CDS encoding transglutaminase-like domain-containing protein codes for MLIRFGFEIALKCKTPTTLILGLSPHSTFNGRIIGSDRLVVEPDLPMGEIIDPFGNRLVRLRAPTGPLTLNADCVVEIEGEPDPFNWNAQQVEVADLPPETLPYLMASRYCESDVLRDEAWRLFGNTPMGWERVQAISNFVHNHLTFGYGFGRATKTAADAFKERTGVCRDFAHLMIALCRAMSIPARYASGYLGDIGVPPSGPGDFSAWTEVYLGDRWYTFDARHNTPRIGRILMVRGRDAADGAMMTTFGAYDLELFRVWTDEVEARSDDDLRELLRRQPEAEALTLAPV; via the coding sequence ATGTTAATTCGCTTCGGATTCGAGATCGCATTGAAATGCAAGACGCCCACGACGCTCATTCTCGGCCTGTCACCGCACTCGACCTTTAACGGCCGCATCATCGGCTCCGACCGTCTGGTCGTTGAGCCGGATCTTCCGATGGGCGAAATCATCGATCCGTTCGGCAACAGGCTGGTCCGGCTGAGGGCCCCCACCGGTCCGCTCACGCTGAATGCGGACTGCGTGGTGGAGATCGAGGGCGAGCCCGACCCGTTTAACTGGAACGCGCAGCAGGTCGAGGTGGCGGATCTGCCGCCCGAAACGCTGCCGTACCTGATGGCGAGCCGCTACTGCGAGTCGGACGTCCTGCGCGATGAGGCCTGGCGCCTGTTCGGCAACACGCCGATGGGCTGGGAACGCGTGCAGGCAATCTCCAACTTCGTGCACAATCATCTGACGTTCGGCTACGGCTTCGGCCGCGCGACCAAGACGGCGGCGGACGCGTTCAAGGAGCGCACCGGCGTCTGCCGGGATTTCGCGCATCTCATGATCGCGCTCTGCCGCGCCATGAGCATCCCGGCGCGATACGCGAGCGGCTACCTGGGCGACATCGGCGTTCCGCCGTCGGGGCCGGGCGACTTCAGCGCCTGGACCGAGGTCTATCTGGGCGATCGCTGGTACACCTTCGACGCGCGCCACAACACGCCCCGCATCGGACGTATTCTGATGGTTCGCGGCAGGGATGCGGCGGACGGCGCCATGATGACCACATTCGGGGCCTACGATCTCGAGCTGTTCAGGGTGTGGACGGACGAGGTCGAGGCTCGGAGCGACGATGACCTCAGAGAGCTCCTCCGTCGTCAGCCGGAGGCCGAGGCGCTGACGCTGGCACCGGTATGA
- a CDS encoding transglutaminase family protein: MISHRTVYAYDRPVEFGPHDLMLRPRDGHDMRILGSSLAVSPPADVGWAYDTFGNSVARLTFHEPATELVIASELRLRRYALDDPLPRIGRRAGAYPPRYEPDEAFDLASLIAIDRPSETEAVRAWVDAVLPELPEGSAEVLEALSSAVYRSFVYRRREAMGVQSPAETLAAGSGSCRDFAFLFMEAARSLGYAARFVTGYLHDPAGDASDAQTMTGGGATHAWADVFLPGAGWVEFDPTNQIVASRSLVRVATTRKPAQAVPVSGTFRTLDGATQTSMEVEVAVLRTG; this comes from the coding sequence ATGATCTCTCACAGGACGGTGTATGCTTACGATCGCCCCGTGGAATTTGGACCGCACGACCTGATGCTCAGACCCCGTGACGGTCACGACATGCGAATTTTGGGATCGAGTCTGGCCGTCTCCCCGCCGGCGGACGTCGGTTGGGCCTACGACACGTTTGGTAACTCCGTGGCGCGGCTGACGTTCCACGAGCCGGCAACGGAACTTGTGATCGCCAGCGAATTGCGGCTGCGGCGATACGCCCTCGACGATCCGCTGCCGCGGATCGGCCGCCGGGCGGGCGCATACCCTCCGCGCTACGAGCCGGACGAGGCGTTCGACCTCGCCTCCCTCATCGCGATTGACCGGCCAAGCGAGACCGAGGCGGTCAGGGCTTGGGTGGATGCGGTCCTGCCGGAACTGCCGGAGGGAAGCGCCGAGGTGCTGGAGGCTCTGTCGAGCGCGGTCTACCGCAGCTTCGTCTATCGCCGGCGGGAGGCAATGGGGGTGCAGTCCCCGGCCGAGACCCTCGCCGCGGGAAGCGGCTCCTGCCGAGACTTCGCCTTCCTGTTCATGGAGGCAGCGCGATCGCTCGGCTACGCGGCGCGTTTCGTTACCGGATACCTCCACGACCCCGCTGGTGACGCGTCGGACGCCCAGACTATGACCGGCGGCGGCGCAACGCACGCCTGGGCTGACGTCTTCTTGCCGGGGGCCGGGTGGGTCGAGTTCGACCCGACCAACCAGATCGTCGCAAGCCGAAGCCTCGTGCGTGTGGCGACGACGCGCAAGCCTGCGCAAGCGGTTCCCGTCAGCGGCACCTTCCGCACCCTCGACGGCGCAACGCAAACGTCGATGGAGGTGGAGGTCGCGGTGCTGCGCACCGGCTGA
- a CDS encoding cation:proton antiporter: MLLAATGLALLAAYAFPRLVFARPPSSSWLLMVLGLLAFAFVPGMPGALNPVSAPLAWEVVSEIVVIVVLFSTGLRIDRIRGVRLWSPTVRLLAIAMPLTIAAVTFLGWSLAGMTVAGAILLGAALAPTDPVLAGDVQVGPPLEGGEHPVRFALTTEAGLNDGLAFPFVHLGLLVAALGLDPGVWLTDWLWRDVVYRGAVGALGGAAMGWGIGRLLFGRRRRTLEGVSGIVALAGVLLTYGLVEIVEGYGFIAAFVAGLVCRNVERDNAFHRRLHAFSEALEEALTGLLLIFLGGALPALWPALDWQGCLIGLALLLIIRPLAGWVALWRSPLGGRERAVVAFYGVRGIGSVYYLGYASGRMEFVNAGQIWALVAFTIFASTLLHGATARFVVDRVVGARSTPP, from the coding sequence GTGTTGCTCGCGGCCACCGGGCTCGCGCTCCTCGCTGCCTACGCATTCCCGCGTCTCGTATTCGCGCGCCCCCCGTCCTCGTCGTGGCTCCTCATGGTTCTCGGGCTGCTCGCCTTCGCCTTCGTTCCGGGCATGCCCGGGGCGCTAAATCCCGTGAGCGCGCCGCTTGCCTGGGAGGTGGTCAGTGAGATCGTCGTGATCGTCGTCTTGTTCTCGACGGGGCTGCGCATCGACAGGATCCGCGGCGTGAGGCTCTGGTCCCCAACCGTTCGTCTCCTTGCGATTGCGATGCCGCTGACCATCGCCGCCGTCACCTTCCTCGGTTGGTCGCTCGCGGGGATGACGGTGGCGGGCGCGATCCTACTCGGCGCAGCGCTGGCGCCGACCGATCCCGTCCTCGCCGGCGACGTCCAGGTGGGACCGCCACTCGAAGGGGGAGAGCATCCGGTCCGGTTCGCGCTCACGACGGAGGCCGGCCTGAACGACGGGCTGGCCTTCCCGTTTGTCCATCTCGGCCTTCTGGTCGCGGCACTGGGGCTCGATCCGGGGGTCTGGCTGACCGATTGGCTCTGGCGGGATGTTGTCTACCGGGGCGCCGTGGGCGCGCTCGGCGGGGCGGCGATGGGGTGGGGCATCGGCCGGCTCCTTTTCGGCAGACGTCGGCGCACCCTCGAAGGTGTGTCGGGCATCGTCGCACTAGCCGGCGTTCTCCTCACATACGGTCTCGTCGAGATCGTCGAGGGATACGGGTTCATCGCGGCGTTCGTCGCCGGGTTGGTGTGTCGGAACGTCGAGCGCGACAACGCCTTCCATCGCCGGCTTCACGCCTTCTCTGAGGCTCTGGAGGAGGCGTTGACGGGCCTCCTCCTGATCTTCCTCGGCGGTGCACTGCCCGCCCTGTGGCCCGCGCTCGACTGGCAAGGCTGCCTGATCGGCCTCGCGCTACTTCTCATCATCCGCCCGCTCGCGGGCTGGGTCGCGCTGTGGCGGTCGCCGCTTGGCGGGCGGGAGCGCGCCGTCGTCGCCTTCTATGGCGTGCGGGGTATCGGGTCGGTCTACTATCTCGGCTATGCGTCGGGGCGGATGGAGTTTGTCAACGCGGGCCAGATTTGGGCGCTGGTGGCGTTCACCATCTTCGCGTCCACGCTCCTTCACGGGGCGACCGCCCGCTTCGTCGTCGACCGGGTCGTCGGCGCCCGCTCGACGCCTCCCTGA
- a CDS encoding PhnA-like protein — protein sequence MTDVAATTGATTGRDPPTHGTVSEDAHTIMIHSVSWGAIFAGVVVALVVQILLSMLGAGIGFATIGAAAAPGPSTFSISGGIWVVVSAIIATFVGGYIAARLSGRTTATTGALHGLTAWAFSTLVVLYLLTSSVGSIVGGAFSGIATFAGGVGQTVVETAQPAVSAIDPMATIERQVRATGGDPEALEQSAVNALRALVSGAGNTEATRAEAAEALANARGIPVAEASRQVDEIEAAYQRTVDRTAEAAARAADATADVVSTGALLAFAGLVLGAIAGWLGGRSGVVHPVLADRLAPARHRRG from the coding sequence ATGACCGACGTGGCCGCCACGACAGGGGCAACCACCGGAAGGGATCCGCCCACGCACGGAACCGTTTCAGAGGACGCCCACACCATCATGATCCACAGCGTTTCGTGGGGCGCAATCTTCGCGGGCGTCGTCGTCGCCCTCGTGGTCCAGATTCTCCTGTCCATGCTGGGTGCCGGGATCGGGTTCGCGACGATCGGGGCCGCCGCCGCGCCTGGCCCGTCCACGTTCTCCATCTCCGGCGGCATCTGGGTCGTCGTCTCGGCGATCATCGCGACGTTCGTCGGCGGGTACATCGCCGCACGTCTCTCGGGCCGCACCACGGCGACCACGGGCGCGCTTCACGGACTGACCGCCTGGGCATTCAGCACGCTCGTCGTCCTCTATCTTCTGACGAGCTCGGTGGGTAGCATCGTCGGCGGCGCGTTCAGCGGGATCGCCACCTTCGCCGGCGGGGTCGGGCAGACGGTGGTGGAGACCGCTCAGCCCGCAGTCTCGGCCATCGACCCCATGGCGACCATCGAGCGTCAGGTCAGGGCGACGGGCGGCGATCCCGAGGCGCTCGAGCAATCCGCAGTGAATGCGCTCCGCGCCCTCGTCTCCGGCGCGGGGAATACCGAAGCGACCCGTGCCGAGGCCGCCGAGGCGCTGGCGAACGCCCGCGGCATCCCGGTCGCCGAGGCCTCGCGGCAGGTCGACGAGATCGAGGCCGCATACCAGCGCACCGTGGACCGCACGGCGGAGGCGGCGGCACGGGCGGCCGATGCGACGGCGGACGTCGTCTCGACGGGGGCGCTCCTCGCCTTCGCCGGACTGGTCCTGGGCGCCATCGCGGGCTGGCTCGGCGGCCGGTCGGGCGTCGTGCATCCGGTCCTCGCCGATCGACTGGCACCGGCGCGGCACCGGCGCGGTTAA
- a CDS encoding TIGR02594 family protein — protein sequence MTPKWYQLATAELGQQEIRGARHNPRIVSYQQATGLRATDDETAWCGSFVAWCLREAGVRYDVARAAAGRSWLSWGRKLDKPTIGCVVVFWRGKRDGWQGHVGFYAGRAKNGDILVLGGNQGDAVSIRPYSASQLLGFCWPSDVALPPDIEPLAKSGVVQGTTIAVASGGAIVAESLPALVTELERADRHLQAGTIFGIAIGVLIVAGGGYALWRRVKAGRQLGEEVM from the coding sequence ATGACGCCCAAATGGTATCAGCTCGCCACCGCCGAGCTGGGCCAGCAGGAGATCCGCGGCGCGAGGCACAATCCGCGGATCGTCAGCTACCAGCAGGCGACCGGCCTGCGCGCCACCGACGACGAGACCGCGTGGTGCGGCTCGTTCGTCGCCTGGTGCCTGCGCGAGGCCGGCGTCCGCTACGATGTTGCCCGCGCGGCAGCCGGTCGGTCTTGGCTGAGCTGGGGTCGCAAGCTGGACAAGCCGACCATCGGATGCGTCGTCGTGTTCTGGCGCGGCAAGCGCGATGGCTGGCAGGGCCACGTCGGCTTCTACGCCGGCCGTGCGAAAAACGGCGACATCCTCGTCCTCGGCGGCAACCAGGGCGACGCGGTCAGCATCCGGCCATACTCGGCGAGCCAGCTGCTCGGCTTTTGCTGGCCGAGTGACGTCGCGCTGCCGCCCGACATCGAGCCGCTGGCGAAGTCCGGAGTTGTGCAAGGCACCACCATCGCCGTCGCCAGCGGCGGGGCGATCGTTGCTGAGAGCCTACCGGCGCTCGTGACCGAACTCGAACGCGCCGATCGGCACCTGCAGGCGGGCACCATCTTTGGCATTGCCATCGGGGTGCTGATCGTCGCCGGTGGCGGGTACGCGCTCTGGCGGCGGGTGAAGGCCGGTCGGCAGCTCGGCGAGGAGGTCATGTGA
- a CDS encoding DUF2793 domain-containing protein, protein MSDTSTHLLLPYLLAAQAQKHVTHNEALRLLDGLVQLSILDRDLADPPGSPSDGDRYIVASGSSGAWSGWDANVAYYVDGAWMRLVPRAGWRAWVEDEGVLLVFDGSSWVTTTPAELQALTRLGVGTTADAANPFSAKLNAALWTALTDAEGGDGALRITLNKESAADTLALLLQSGFSGRAELGLVGSDDLTLKVRADGSSWHEALTVDRASGIVSEPSRPRFKAYTNYDNYVPLTTWTKIAINATEANDQNVFDAGANVFTAPADGTYLLGASLLYKVNGSLSSRMRGRLVLNGATEIRGSLGEISGTHVSNATAIWLQTMVPLAAGDTVELQGYFRGADGYVAADHTSFWGTKIG, encoded by the coding sequence ATGTCCGACACCTCGACCCATCTCCTGCTGCCCTACCTCCTGGCGGCGCAGGCGCAGAAACACGTCACCCACAACGAGGCTCTGCGTCTGCTCGACGGGCTCGTCCAGCTCTCGATTCTCGATCGGGATCTTGCCGATCCTCCTGGCAGCCCGAGTGATGGTGACCGCTACATCGTTGCAAGCGGGAGTAGCGGCGCCTGGAGCGGTTGGGACGCCAACGTGGCGTACTACGTCGACGGGGCATGGATGCGCCTCGTACCACGTGCGGGGTGGCGTGCGTGGGTCGAGGACGAAGGGGTGCTGCTCGTCTTCGACGGGTCCAGCTGGGTCACCACGACACCGGCCGAACTGCAGGCGCTCACGCGGCTGGGTGTTGGCACCACCGCGGACGCCGCAAACCCGTTCTCGGCGAAGCTGAACGCGGCGCTCTGGACCGCCCTGACGGACGCCGAGGGTGGCGACGGTGCGCTGCGCATCACGCTCAACAAGGAGAGCGCGGCAGACACCCTCGCGCTTCTCCTGCAATCCGGCTTCTCCGGCCGAGCTGAGCTCGGTCTCGTGGGCTCCGACGATCTGACGCTCAAGGTGAGAGCCGACGGGAGCAGCTGGCATGAGGCGCTGACCGTCGACCGGGCCTCCGGGATCGTCAGCGAGCCAAGCCGGCCGCGGTTCAAGGCGTACACGAACTACGACAACTACGTCCCGCTCACGACGTGGACGAAGATCGCCATCAACGCCACCGAGGCGAACGACCAAAACGTCTTCGATGCCGGCGCCAACGTCTTCACCGCGCCCGCGGACGGGACTTACCTCCTTGGCGCCTCGTTGCTCTACAAGGTCAACGGCAGCCTCTCCTCGCGGATGCGCGGGCGGCTCGTCCTCAACGGCGCGACCGAAATCCGCGGCTCGCTCGGCGAGATCTCTGGGACGCACGTCTCGAACGCCACCGCGATCTGGCTGCAGACGATGGTGCCGCTGGCCGCCGGCGATACCGTCGAGCTGCAGGGCTATTTCCGCGGCGCCGACGGATACGTCGCCGCCGACCACACCAGCTTCTGGGGCACCAAGATAGGATGA
- a CDS encoding phage tail baseplate protein encodes MAVWRSPASDGFELVTTFGRRARMGVLVDDLYPGPTSRFDRGNVLVVDLRSGSIEGVTDIALFGGANALGVEASPGVWEIIQAADAELIAPGRYRLTRLLRGQRGTETSVGSPALAGSRVIVLDANLAALPLGEADIGLPWNWRIGPASRTPSDETFVARPFTPSGLGLRPFSVCQVEQPWRTARTPGDLTIRWTRRSRALAADSWTGVDVPLAEETERYEIEIRDGAAVKRTLTTASTSVVYSAAQQTADWGALLGPGDSLDVRIFLLSAIVGRGAPTSITLFF; translated from the coding sequence ATGGCAGTCTGGCGCAGTCCCGCCTCGGACGGGTTCGAGCTCGTCACGACGTTCGGGCGTCGGGCGCGCATGGGCGTACTTGTCGACGATCTCTATCCGGGTCCGACGTCGCGATTCGACCGCGGCAACGTGCTCGTGGTCGATCTGCGCTCTGGCTCGATAGAGGGCGTGACGGACATCGCGCTGTTCGGCGGTGCCAACGCGCTCGGCGTCGAGGCGTCGCCGGGTGTCTGGGAGATCATCCAAGCGGCGGACGCTGAGCTTATAGCGCCCGGGCGCTACCGGTTGACGCGGCTGCTGCGCGGCCAGCGTGGGACAGAGACCTCTGTGGGCTCTCCTGCACTGGCCGGATCACGCGTCATAGTGCTCGACGCCAATCTCGCCGCGCTTCCGCTCGGCGAGGCCGACATCGGCCTGCCGTGGAACTGGCGCATCGGTCCGGCAAGCCGTACGCCGAGCGACGAGACCTTTGTCGCGAGACCCTTCACGCCGTCCGGCCTCGGGCTCCGGCCGTTCTCGGTATGCCAAGTCGAGCAGCCTTGGCGGACGGCGCGGACGCCGGGCGACCTGACGATCCGATGGACGCGCCGCTCGCGCGCACTCGCCGCTGACAGCTGGACCGGTGTCGACGTTCCGCTCGCCGAGGAGACCGAGCGATATGAGATCGAGATCCGCGACGGTGCCGCGGTGAAACGGACGCTGACGACGGCCTCGACCAGCGTCGTCTACTCGGCTGCACAGCAGACCGCCGACTGGGGCGCTCTGCTCGGTCCCGGCGACAGCCTCGATGTCCGCATTTTCCTGCTGTCGGCCATCGTCGGCCGCGGTGCCCCGACATCCATAACGCTGTTCTTCTGA